The Sinobacterium caligoides DNA window GCCACATATTAGTAGGTAAGGATGATTCATAGAATATCCTGATAGATAGCGCTATCTAACTCCATTAAAGATTCTGTAAATAAATGTATTTACAGTCTAAAACCTTGCTTATTATTAAGGAGGCCTATTATGGCTACCGCACTATCTTTTGCTCCATTGTTTCGTCAAAGCATCGGTTTCGACCGTTTCAACGATCTTTTTGAAACCGCCGCAACTGAGAGTAAACAAAAAAGTTCATTTCCACCTTACAACATTTTAAAAACAGGTGAAAACGACTACCAGATTACTATGGCTGTTGCTGGCTTCAGTGAGAAAGACATTGATATAACGCTGGAAAAAGACACCTTAAAGGTAACTGGAAAAACCCAACAAGAGAAACGACAAAAGGTCGAATATCTCTACAAGGGTATCGCTGAAAGAAGCTTTGAACAGAGCTTTCGTCTCGCCGATCATATGAAAGTCGTTGAGGCTGACATGACTCACGGTATACTAACTATCTCACTATTGCGTGAGGCACCCGAGGCGAGTAAGCCACAAATGATCGCTATCAATCAGCGCAGCTAAAATCTGCCAAATACCTGATACCTTGCTTAGATCGGCCGACGTCATAATGACGCCGGCCGATTGCCGTTGCGTAAACCAAAAAACTAACTTGTTACATTCTCCGGCCCCCAGAAGGCCCGCATCAAAATGATTTTTCCAGCGTCATTAAATTTAAAAGTGTCTATAACATCA harbors:
- a CDS encoding Hsp20 family protein, whose protein sequence is MATALSFAPLFRQSIGFDRFNDLFETAATESKQKSSFPPYNILKTGENDYQITMAVAGFSEKDIDITLEKDTLKVTGKTQQEKRQKVEYLYKGIAERSFEQSFRLADHMKVVEADMTHGILTISLLREAPEASKPQMIAINQRS